The genome window CCATGTCCGATTTGGCCATTTTTACTAACTCTTTACGACGTTCTTCTGTTACTGGAGGAATACTGATAATGATTGTATCTCCATTGTTAGAAGGTGCAAAACCTAAATTAGCATTAATGATTGCTTTTTCGATTTCGTGAATTAAATTTCTCTCGTATGGTTGAATGCTCAATGTCATTGCATCTGGTGTATTAACATTTGCAATTTGAGTTAACGGAGATAAACTTCCGTAGTAATCAACACGAACTGAACTTAACATTGCAGGAGTAGCTTTACCTGCTCTTAATTTGTCGAATGCAACCTCTAAGTGACTTACAGTTCCCTGCATTTGCTCCTTAGCCGTTTCTAAAATAATATCTAATTCTTCCATTTCGGGATTTATTTATTTGTTACTAGAGTACCTACGTTATCTCCTAAAATTAATTTTTTCAAGTTACCATCTGTATTCATATCAAATACAATAATAGGTAAATTATTTTCTTCACTCAAAGTAAAAGCTGTCATATCCATTACTTTTAAGTTTTTATCATAAACTTCTTGATAAGAAATTGTTTCGAATTTCTCTGCTGTTGGATCTTTTTCTGGATCTGCAGTATAAATTCCATCAACACGAGTTCCTTTCAAAATAACATCAGCTTGCGTTTCAATTGCTCTCAAAACGGCTGCTGTATCTGTTGTAAAATATGGATTTCCTGTTCCTGCACCAAAAATTACGACACGACCTTTTTCTAGATGACGCGTTGCTCTTCTTTTGATAAATGGTTCTGCGATTTGCTCCATACGAATAGCCGTTTGTAAACGCGTATTAACGCCAGCATCTTCCAAAGCTCCTTGCAATGCCATACTGTTAATCACAGTTGCTAACATTCCCATATAATCTCCTTGTACACGATCCATACCAGAAGCAACACCTTGTACACCTCTAAAAATATTACCACCTCCGATTACGATTGCCACTTCGCAACCAAGTTCTGCAACTTCTCTAATTTGTTGCGCATATTGTTTCAGCATATTTGGATCAATACCATATTGTAAATCTCCCATTAATGCTTCACCACTCAATTTAAGTAATATTCTTTTGTATTTCATCTTGTCAAAGGTTTTCTTTTGCAAATATAATTTTTCTATTCTGATTTATCCTAACGTTCGAAAATGTCAAACGCATTTTTTGTTGTAATTGCTGCAATTTCAGCTGGTGTTTGATGATAAATATCGACCAACTTATCGCAAACATGTGTCAAATAACTACTTTCATTTCGTTTTCCACGAAACGGAACTGGAGCTAAATAAGGTGAATCTGTTTCGAGAACGATATGTTTGATATCAAAATCTCCTAAAAATTGATCTATTTTTCCATTTTTGAAGGTTACAACTCCACCAATTCCTAATTTCAAATTAAAATCAATTGCGCGTTGTGCATCTTCTTTTGTTCCAGAAAAACAATGAAAAATTCCAAATAATTTTTCATCTTTCACTTCTTCTAATACTTCAAAAACTTCGTTGAAAGCATCACGGCAATGAATCACAATTGGTAAATTCTTTTCTTTTGCCCATTCAATTTGCGTTTTGAAAGCATCTTGTTGCGTTTGTAAAAAATCTTTTTCCCAATACAAATCAATTCCGATTTCGCCAATCGCTTTAAATGGACGTTTATCAATCCATTCGCGCACATGAGCCAACTCCTCCTCTATTGTATCTGGATGAACCGAACACGGATGCAAACCCATCATTGCAAACATCGAATCTTGATGTTGACTTTCTAATGTCAACATTCTCTCCGTGTAACTTTTATCAATTGCTGGTAAATAAAATCGCTCTACTCCATTTTGCTTTGCTCGCGCAATTACCTCATCTATATCATTCTCAAATTGCTCCGAATATAAATGTGTATGTGTATCAATTAACATGTTTTATTTTTGATTTCAAAAGTTCTTTTTCAGCAGAAAAATCAAGTTGATTTCCTTTTTCTAATTCATTCATCAATGCAATCGTTTTTACTAAAAATTGTTGATGATTGTCTGATTCTTCATTAAAAGGACGATGATTAATCGCTGAAATAACTTTGTTTATTTTTTGAATAATTGTTTGCGTTGATTGTTCGAAATACGTTTCTGAAAACTTTTCCCAAATGTAATCAACGGCTTGTTTCGATGGATGAATCAAATCTTCTTTGAAAAAACGATAATCTCTCAAATCATCCAAAACTAATTCATATGACGGGAAATATTCAACTTGATTATTTTGAAGACTTAATTGATATAAAGCATCCAACAATCTAGC of Empedobacter falsenii contains these proteins:
- the frr gene encoding ribosome recycling factor, with amino-acid sequence MEELDIILETAKEQMQGTVSHLEVAFDKLRAGKATPAMLSSVRVDYYGSLSPLTQIANVNTPDAMTLSIQPYERNLIHEIEKAIINANLGFAPSNNGDTIIISIPPVTEERRKELVKMAKSDMETAKISLRNARQDANKALKAVKEASEDMVKDYETRVQGLTDKFSKKLEEALTKKEAEIMKV
- a CDS encoding TatD family hydrolase, with the translated sequence MLIDTHTHLYSEQFENDIDEVIARAKQNGVERFYLPAIDKSYTERMLTLESQHQDSMFAMMGLHPCSVHPDTIEEELAHVREWIDKRPFKAIGEIGIDLYWEKDFLQTQQDAFKTQIEWAKEKNLPIVIHCRDAFNEVFEVLEEVKDEKLFGIFHCFSGTKEDAQRAIDFNLKLGIGGVVTFKNGKIDQFLGDFDIKHIVLETDSPYLAPVPFRGKRNESSYLTHVCDKLVDIYHQTPAEIAAITTKNAFDIFER
- the pyrH gene encoding UMP kinase produces the protein MKYKRILLKLSGEALMGDLQYGIDPNMLKQYAQQIREVAELGCEVAIVIGGGNIFRGVQGVASGMDRVQGDYMGMLATVINSMALQGALEDAGVNTRLQTAIRMEQIAEPFIKRRATRHLEKGRVVIFGAGTGNPYFTTDTAAVLRAIETQADVILKGTRVDGIYTADPEKDPTAEKFETISYQEVYDKNLKVMDMTAFTLSEENNLPIIVFDMNTDGNLKKLILGDNVGTLVTNK